In Leptospira harrisiae, a genomic segment contains:
- the clpS gene encoding ATP-dependent Clp protease adapter ClpS, with amino-acid sequence MSDPKRKSYTDMNVELLEREKQKKKLKKPDRYKVILINDDYTPQEFVVFVLANVFRKTMEESRQIMWKAHTSGSAVCGVYSLDIARTKVAEVHKLADDAGHPLQCQLAKEEDE; translated from the coding sequence GTGTCAGATCCAAAACGTAAATCTTATACAGATATGAATGTGGAACTTCTCGAAAGAGAAAAACAGAAAAAGAAATTAAAAAAGCCAGATCGGTATAAGGTAATTCTGATCAATGACGACTACACTCCGCAGGAATTTGTCGTCTTTGTACTAGCAAATGTATTTCGGAAAACAATGGAAGAATCTCGTCAAATTATGTGGAAGGCTCATACTTCAGGATCAGCCGTTTGTGGGGTGTATTCTTTGGACATTGCTCGGACAAAAGTTGCAGAAGTACATAAACTCGCAGATGATGCGGGGCATCCATTACAATGCCAATTGGCGAAAGAGGAGGACGAATGA